aatataaaaaaacgcTTTATTTACCTCCCTCCCCCTACAAATTACTTCGACGTCGACGTGTATCTTCCGCAGAATCAAATATTCGTGCAACATTCTTAAGGCCATGTCGAACCCGTTTCGTCAAATATGAATCAACGTGACCCACAATCGTAACGAAATGCATTAACCGTTGCATGGACTTACTCAAACGTTCTGCGCGTTCCGCTTCAGTTTCGTGTGGAAATAAATCGCCAATTTTTTTCGGCCGAATCGGACTGGGCCGAACAATGTTGGAAGCGAACGATCCCTCATCACCGACAGcacgttttttatttttggatttggTTAAAGACAACGGTAACACTTCGGTTGTTTCAATGCTTTGGAGGCTTGTTTTCCCAGTTAATTCGAATGAGATGTCGTCAAGTTTTGGAgcaacatttttgtgtttattgtgGGTGTTCAGGATGGCAGTCTTTACCGGAAACTGTGGTGGTTTCACTTCAATTACGATAGGTGCTTCGGTGGAAGTCTTCTTTTTGGGTCGCACCACCGGAGTCACTATTTTTGGAACAGATGTCATTTCCATGCCTAATTGGTCGGGTGTGGATTGTGGCACTGTTTCTTCTATTAACACTGTTCGattctttaatatttttaacacGACCGTTGGAGTGCCGTTTTCTGCGGAAACTTCTGTGGATGTAATTGGTAGAAGTTCTACATCCTCCAAACCTATTCGATGTGTACTTGCATTTGTATCGGTAGGATCTTCGACTGAATCAGGCAGCATATCTTCCAGTTCCGGTGTCAGagttggaattaaattctgtGATGTTGTTGGATTGGATAGGAGTTCTTCGGCATCAGCGTATGTTGAATCAGTAACAATAGCTTCTGTTGTGATAGGCAATCTCGTGTGACTGGACTTACTCTCTGGGATAGTTTCCATCGATTTTGTTTCTAAATCAACCGGACGAGGATTAATCACTCCTTCGCTTTTATTGGGATCAGGAACGTTACCGACTTTAGGTATTTCTATCAACTCAAATGGACTTTTCTTTTCCATCGAAATCGTGTTTAGTTGCTGTTTATGCGGTTTTGCAATAACCTGAATGTTATTGAAATCGTGATCCAGCACATTTTGAGTAGTTTTCGTAAAGTCAATACTTCCATCATCTTCTAACGAAAAAACTTCCACATTTATGTTTCCATTGCCATTACCATTTTGAATCAATTCCCGACCGTAAATACCATCGCTACCATTCTCTTTTATTGGAGCATTGCCACTTTTATCGATTGTATCaatgacatattttatattattacgTTGGTCTTGCCTTGATAGCTTTTCCAAGACATTATGCGGTGCCATGACAATTTTCACCagtgaattttcaataattggTTTTTTGGAGACAATTTTGTACGCTTTCATGCTTTGCagattgttgtttgtttggaTGTGATTATTCATTGCCGGATTAATGGTTTTCTTCAATAAGAACGTTTCGTACTGCGGTGGTGGTGTTGGTTGTGGTTGGGTGGTCGCTAATTGGAAATTATGGTTCGTTAAAATCGGCttaattcttttaaattaattaattgaatgaTTGATCGCTTGATATAAGACTTACGAAATGTATTGATGTTGTCCTCGAAGCTAATGTCGTCGATGTCCAAATTagctgaaaatttattttacataaatttgctCAACTGAAGAAGATGTAATGACAGATAAATCGTACTTTAGATTAGTGGAATTTTAGACCGTTTTAATTAGACATTTAAATTGCGCAATTCTTtaagatgaagaaaaatccTTGAGAACGTGAAgacattgaatttaaaaattgcttTCGGTGCTCtcgttaatttgaaaaatcgtACTCTTACAGACAATTTATTTACACTATTTGAAATTGTTCATAAGAAGCCTAATCGTAGGTACAGCATCAAGTACCTACATCGCTTCCATTAATCCTTATCCTAATACCAAACATCTTAAAGGATTTGGTTTGGtattgttgtattgctggcTGAGGTTGATGGAAACTATGTGAAGTCTTCAAAGCGAGTAAAAACGACAGTCTTTGTTTTACGTTGCCGACGTTTCGACCTGTATCCAGGTTATCTTCAGAGCCTTTATTTTGGTCAAAGAAGACAATGAACTTTAGACACATGGaagtattttgtttacaaaataaagGCCCTGAAGATCACCTGTATAAAGGTCGAAACGTCGGCAACGTAAAAcaaagattttcgtttttactgGCTTTGAATTCCTCAGCGATACTAGACTTTACATAATTGTGCAAACGAACCCTGGATTAACTTAAGGACAGATTACGATTTCTTATATACCAATGTAAACATCTTGCGATAGTAATCACCTTAACCTGACCTTAAGAGCAATCTACATATGGCTAAATTGCTGCCTACATTTGGGCGCAAAGTTATTactattttgatgaaaatgatggACCCGCATCTTTTTCTGAAAAGGTACaaacatcgtttggtgttaaaatgtgttagctataagtaaaaaattgaaatggtaATGGAGATGTAACTAGATCAGAGAAAACTCgatatttcacgaaaattttcacatattttcacATATCTCcattacaatttcaattttttacttatAGCTAACAGATTTTAACTCCAACCGATGTTCGTACTTTTTCAGAAAAGGCTGCGAGACCAAAATAATCatcaaaacaataacaattttgcgcccaaatgtaggcaacaatttacgCATGTGTAGACTGCTCTTAAGAAACTTTTGTTGTAGACTCCTAGAGTTGCAAGTGTTATCAATTCTAGTAATTATCACACCAGTTTTCATGTTAAGATTCCGACGAGGGAGCTGAAGGAAA
This DNA window, taken from Bradysia coprophila strain Holo2 unplaced genomic scaffold, BU_Bcop_v1 contig_151, whole genome shotgun sequence, encodes the following:
- the LOC119075020 gene encoding uncharacterized protein LOC119075020, which gives rise to MQTFQYYTLSFTGTISKMELIHLTTLILFVLQSRNAYELDSDDPFAIDNDDFKMEIDGATAVQIANLDIDDISFEDNINTFPTTQPQPTPPPQYETFLLKKTINPAMNNHIQTNNNLQSMKAYKIVSKKPIIENSLVKIVMAPHNVLEKLSRQDQRNNIKYVIDTIDKSGNAPIKENGSDGIYGRELIQNGNGNGNINVEVFSLEDDGSIDFTKTTQNVLDHDFNNIQVIAKPHKQQLNTISMEKKSPFELIEIPKVGNVPDPNKSEGVINPRPVDLETKSMETIPESKSSHTRLPITTEAIVTDSTYADAEELLSNPTTSQNLIPTLTPELEDMLPDSVEDPTDTNASTHRIGLEDVELLPITSTEVSAENGTPTVVLKILKNRTVLIEETVPQSTPDQLGMEMTSVPKIVTPVVRPKKKTSTEAPIVIEVKPPQFPVKTAILNTHNKHKNVAPKLDDISFELTGKTSLQSIETTEVLPLSLTKSKNKKRAVGDEGSFASNIVRPSPIRPKKIGDLFPHETEAERAERLSKSMQRLMHFVTIVGHVDSYLTKRVRHGLKNVARIFDSAEDTRRRRSNL